A single region of the Nocardioides aquaticus genome encodes:
- a CDS encoding acyltransferase family protein, producing MGGTTTSRGDVQGLRAVAVLAVVVAHAGVPFLPGGFVGVDVFFVVSGYLISGLLYRDLAAGHGVPLARFWARRARRILPAATVVLLTTLLAGLVVLPLLDGRSLVDDALWAGLFVVNVHFARRDDYFFSRDIDASPLQHYWSLAVEEQFYVVWPLLLLGCVAVVRAARTMRGSAGGLRPGRPLPRGAIAVMLVVLTAGSFVWSVLQTTGDAPAAYFSTLTRAWELGVGALAALVTARTTRHLTRASASVLAGAGLLAVLAACVLFSPGTPFPGYAAALPVLGTAAVLLAGAGRVRPVTDLLLDTWFMRTVGDWSFSLYLWHWPALVLPEQALGRSLVPAETAAALAATVLLSAATFQLVETPFRTGRAAVRLQVRRGLVLYPVSLVLALGSSAGAWAWTESRLGESGDDPAITADPSGSSTAQVEALVQASVEAARNDVDVPSDLTPDIRALPQSIADVGLCDYRTDVRDLCPRGPVVSDRRMVLIGDSHARAWIPAFDRIAEAAGWRMYYLVKSQCTAAHVVVAPIEEDTPFTECSEFHTWTQEQVRSLDPDLVVVASSPPVNGVFDDSGDQLSEVDDIAPLLDAGYDDLFADLAATARRTVLIRDVPKAAEAPGTCISAEDSLKLCTFEPQERSAYLADVSVSSARDADVQVVDPTPWLCFDGDCPAVIGGTLSYRDSDHLTTEYSASLAEALGTALDMLED from the coding sequence ATGGGGGGCACGACGACGAGTCGCGGCGATGTCCAAGGACTGCGTGCCGTCGCAGTCCTCGCGGTCGTCGTCGCGCACGCCGGGGTCCCGTTCCTGCCGGGCGGGTTCGTGGGCGTGGACGTCTTCTTCGTCGTCTCGGGCTACCTGATCTCCGGCCTGCTCTACCGCGACCTCGCCGCCGGCCACGGCGTCCCGCTGGCCCGGTTCTGGGCGCGCCGGGCCCGACGGATCCTGCCCGCCGCGACCGTCGTGCTGCTGACCACGCTGCTCGCGGGGCTGGTGGTCCTGCCGCTGCTGGACGGCCGCAGTCTGGTCGACGACGCCCTGTGGGCCGGGCTGTTCGTCGTCAACGTGCACTTCGCCCGCCGGGACGACTACTTCTTCAGCCGCGACATCGACGCCTCCCCGCTCCAGCACTACTGGTCGCTGGCCGTCGAGGAGCAGTTCTACGTCGTCTGGCCGCTGCTGCTGCTCGGCTGCGTCGCCGTGGTGCGTGCGGCCCGCACGATGCGCGGCTCGGCCGGCGGCCTGCGCCCGGGTCGTCCGCTGCCGCGGGGCGCGATCGCGGTCATGCTGGTGGTGCTGACCGCCGGCTCGTTCGTCTGGTCGGTGCTGCAGACCACCGGCGACGCGCCCGCGGCGTACTTCTCCACCCTCACCCGCGCCTGGGAGCTCGGCGTCGGCGCGCTCGCCGCGCTGGTCACCGCGCGGACGACCCGGCACCTGACCCGGGCCTCCGCCTCGGTCCTGGCCGGGGCCGGCCTGCTCGCCGTGCTCGCGGCCTGCGTGCTGTTCTCCCCCGGCACGCCGTTCCCGGGGTACGCCGCGGCGCTGCCGGTGCTCGGCACCGCCGCGGTCCTGCTGGCCGGCGCGGGCCGCGTCCGACCCGTCACCGACCTCCTCCTCGACACCTGGTTCATGCGGACCGTGGGCGACTGGTCCTTCTCGCTCTACCTGTGGCACTGGCCGGCGCTCGTCCTGCCCGAGCAGGCCCTCGGACGGTCGCTGGTGCCGGCCGAGACCGCCGCCGCCCTGGCGGCGACCGTCCTCCTCTCGGCGGCGACCTTCCAGCTCGTCGAGACCCCCTTCCGCACCGGCCGGGCGGCGGTGCGCCTGCAGGTGCGCCGCGGGCTGGTGCTCTACCCGGTCAGCCTGGTGCTGGCGCTCGGCTCGAGCGCGGGCGCGTGGGCCTGGACCGAGAGCAGGCTCGGCGAGTCCGGCGACGACCCGGCGATCACCGCGGACCCGTCCGGCAGCAGCACCGCGCAGGTCGAGGCCCTGGTGCAGGCCTCCGTCGAGGCCGCCCGCAACGACGTCGACGTGCCCAGCGACCTGACCCCGGACATCCGGGCGCTCCCGCAGAGCATCGCCGACGTGGGCCTGTGCGACTACCGCACCGACGTCCGCGACCTGTGCCCGCGCGGGCCGGTCGTCAGCGACCGACGGATGGTGCTGATCGGGGACTCGCACGCCCGGGCCTGGATCCCCGCCTTCGACCGGATCGCCGAGGCCGCCGGGTGGCGGATGTACTACCTGGTGAAGTCGCAGTGCACCGCAGCCCACGTCGTCGTGGCCCCGATCGAGGAGGACACGCCCTTCACGGAGTGCAGCGAGTTCCACACGTGGACGCAGGAGCAGGTGCGCAGCCTCGACCCCGACCTCGTCGTGGTGGCCTCCTCGCCGCCGGTCAACGGCGTCTTCGACGACTCCGGGGACCAGCTCTCCGAGGTCGACGACATCGCCCCCCTGCTGGACGCCGGCTACGACGACCTGTTCGCCGACCTCGCCGCCACCGCCCGCCGCACCGTCCTGATCCGCGACGTGCCCAAGGCCGCCGAGGCGCCCGGGACCTGCATCAGCGCCGAGGACTCCCTCAAGCTGTGCACGTTCGAGCCGCAGGAGCGCTCGGCCTACCTCGCCGACGTCTCCGTCTCCTCCGCCCGCGACGCCGACGTCCAGGTCGTCGACCCGACCCCGTGGCTGTGCTTCGACGGCGACTGCCCGGCGGTGATCGGCGGCACCTTGTCCTACCGTGACTCCGACCACCTGACCACCGAGTACTCCGCCTCGCTCGCGGAGGCGCTCGGCACGGCCCTGGACATGCTCGAGGACTGA
- the npdG gene encoding NADPH-dependent F420 reductase: MSQHRIAVVGGTGPQGRGLGYRFARGGHDVVLGSRSAERAEEVAAEVRGRLDGLGGAGEVSAATNDEACREADVVLLAVPYDGHDELVASLPLAGRIVVSCVNPLAFDKRGAHGLVIDHGLGSAAESAQRLQPDATLVGAFHHVSAVTLWGEEDFLDGEDVLVVGDSREAKEVVMEIARSVTSRPGVDAGKLRLARQLEPLTAVLISVNRRYKTHSGLRVHGL, translated from the coding sequence GTGAGCCAGCACCGCATCGCCGTCGTCGGGGGGACCGGGCCGCAGGGCCGCGGCCTGGGCTACCGCTTCGCCCGCGGGGGGCACGACGTCGTCCTGGGCTCGCGCTCGGCCGAGCGCGCCGAGGAGGTCGCGGCCGAGGTCCGGGGGCGGCTCGACGGGCTCGGGGGCGCCGGCGAGGTGAGCGCCGCGACCAACGACGAGGCCTGCCGCGAGGCCGACGTCGTGCTGCTCGCGGTCCCCTACGACGGCCACGACGAGCTGGTGGCGTCCCTGCCGCTGGCCGGCAGGATCGTCGTCTCGTGCGTGAACCCGCTGGCCTTCGACAAGCGCGGTGCGCACGGGCTGGTGATCGACCACGGCCTGGGCTCGGCCGCGGAGAGCGCCCAGCGTCTGCAGCCCGACGCCACCCTGGTCGGCGCCTTCCACCACGTCTCCGCCGTGACGCTCTGGGGCGAGGAGGACTTCCTCGACGGCGAGGACGTGCTCGTGGTCGGGGACTCGCGGGAGGCCAAGGAGGTCGTGATGGAGATCGCCCGCTCGGTCACCTCGCGCCCGGGCGTCGACGCCGGCAAGCTGCGCCTGGCCCGCCAGCTCGAGCCGTTGACGGCGGTGCTGATCTCGGTGAACCGGCGCTACAAGACCCACTCCGGGCTCCGGGTCCACGGCCTGTAG
- a CDS encoding YbaK/EbsC family protein, producing the protein MTSPTPVLGRLRSEPALDRPDLLADPVAAALAGWPPAPEVGVVAIDPDLADTAAMSEAYDVPLAAGVNCVLVGGTRAGEERVAACLVRADTRADVNRVVRRLLDVRKASFLPMDRAVEGSGMEHGGITPVGLPRGWRLLLDARVLDVETAVVGSGVRRSKLLLPGSRLADLPGAEVVPGLAG; encoded by the coding sequence GTGACCTCCCCGACGCCCGTCCTGGGCCGGCTGCGCAGCGAGCCCGCCCTGGACCGTCCCGACCTGCTGGCCGACCCCGTGGCCGCCGCCCTCGCCGGCTGGCCGCCGGCCCCCGAGGTCGGCGTCGTGGCGATCGACCCCGACCTCGCGGACACCGCGGCGATGAGCGAGGCGTACGACGTCCCGCTCGCCGCCGGCGTGAACTGCGTCCTCGTGGGCGGCACCCGCGCCGGCGAGGAGCGGGTGGCGGCCTGCCTGGTGCGGGCCGACACCCGCGCGGACGTCAACCGCGTGGTCCGGCGCCTGCTCGACGTGCGCAAGGCGTCGTTCCTGCCGATGGACCGCGCCGTCGAGGGCTCCGGGATGGAGCACGGCGGGATCACGCCGGTCGGCCTGCCCCGGGGCTGGCGGCTGCTGCTCGACGCCCGGGTGCTCGACGTGGAGACGGCCGTCGTCGGCTCGGGCGTGCGCCGGTCGAAGCTGCTCCTGCCGGGGTCCCGGCTGGCGGACCTGCCCGGCGCGGAGGTCGTCCCCGGCCTCGCAGGCTGA
- the pcrA gene encoding DNA helicase PcrA has protein sequence MTIPFPGLELSAGEPAEKPRKPRGPSREELLAGLNPPQRDAVVHAGAPLLVVAGAGSGKTRVLTRRIAWLISERGAHPGSILAITFTNKAAAEMKQRVEDLVGRRARIMWVSTFHSACVRILRKEVERLGYRSSFSIYDAADQKRLIALVCKDLDMDPRKHQPGAVLHWISNHKNELRDPEQVAADAHNHLEERYAAAYALYQRRLREANALDFDDLIMLTVHLMQTYPEVRETYRRRFRHVLVDEYQDTNHAQYSLIQQLCADPREEPLTGAAAAGAAESSAERVPPAELMVVGDADQSIYAFRGADIRNIMDFEQDFPDATSILLEQNYRSSQTILTAANSVIGHNKGRKPKRLWSEAGDGERIVGYVADDERDEARFVSEEIDTLVDGGLRPGDVAVFYRTNSQSRVFEEIFIRTGQPYRVVGGVRFYERREVRDALAYLRVLANPDDQVSLRRILNTPRRGIGDRAVACVQALGERDGLTFWQALRRAEHAPGLATRSLGSIRTFVDMLEELQSMVAAGERADVVLETVLARSGYLVELESSDDPQDETRVENLGELVAVAREFSDDPVAGPSADPADVDAGLVAPGLVDFLERVALVADADQIPDAPGDAEGRAAAAQAAADGMVTLMTLHTAKGLEFPVVFLSGLEDGVFPHARSLGDPTELEEERRLAYVGVTRAEQRLYVSRALVRSSWGAPAHNPASRFLDELPVDLVDWRRTEAAQTSWSRTDHASGSPAAMGHPTAAGRRNFSSAAARADARSKAKPAREVPSLHPGDRVVHDSFGMGTVVTVEGAADRAVASIDFGSEGVKRLLLRYAPVEKL, from the coding sequence ATGACGATCCCCTTCCCCGGCCTCGAGCTGTCCGCCGGTGAGCCGGCCGAGAAGCCCCGGAAGCCGCGTGGCCCGAGCCGCGAGGAGCTGCTCGCGGGGCTCAACCCGCCGCAGCGCGACGCCGTGGTCCACGCCGGCGCGCCGCTGCTGGTCGTCGCCGGCGCCGGGTCCGGCAAGACCCGGGTGCTGACCCGCCGGATCGCCTGGCTGATCTCGGAGCGCGGGGCCCACCCCGGCTCGATCCTCGCGATCACCTTCACCAACAAGGCCGCGGCCGAGATGAAGCAGCGGGTGGAGGACCTGGTCGGTCGCCGGGCCCGGATCATGTGGGTCTCCACCTTCCACTCCGCCTGCGTGCGGATCCTGCGCAAGGAGGTCGAGCGGCTGGGGTACCGGTCCAGCTTCTCCATCTACGACGCTGCGGACCAGAAGCGGCTGATCGCGCTGGTGTGCAAGGACCTCGACATGGACCCGCGCAAGCACCAGCCCGGCGCGGTGCTGCACTGGATCAGCAACCACAAGAACGAGCTGCGTGACCCCGAGCAGGTGGCCGCCGACGCGCACAACCACCTCGAGGAGCGGTACGCCGCGGCGTACGCGCTCTACCAGCGCCGCCTCCGCGAGGCCAACGCCCTCGACTTCGACGACCTGATCATGCTCACGGTGCACCTGATGCAGACCTACCCCGAGGTGCGCGAGACCTACCGCCGACGGTTCCGCCACGTGCTCGTCGACGAGTACCAGGACACCAACCACGCCCAGTACTCCCTGATCCAGCAGCTCTGCGCCGACCCGCGCGAGGAGCCGCTGACCGGCGCCGCCGCGGCGGGTGCGGCGGAGAGCTCCGCCGAGCGCGTGCCGCCGGCCGAGCTGATGGTGGTCGGCGACGCCGACCAGTCGATCTACGCCTTCCGCGGCGCCGACATCCGCAACATCATGGACTTCGAGCAGGACTTCCCCGACGCCACCTCGATCCTGCTGGAGCAGAACTACCGCTCGAGCCAGACGATCCTGACCGCGGCCAACTCGGTGATCGGCCACAACAAGGGCCGCAAGCCGAAGCGGCTGTGGTCCGAGGCCGGCGACGGCGAGCGGATCGTGGGCTACGTCGCCGACGACGAGCGCGACGAGGCCCGCTTCGTCTCCGAGGAGATCGACACCCTGGTCGACGGGGGCCTGCGGCCCGGTGACGTGGCGGTGTTCTACCGCACCAACAGCCAGTCGCGGGTCTTCGAGGAGATCTTCATCCGCACCGGCCAGCCGTACCGCGTGGTCGGCGGCGTGCGGTTCTACGAGCGTCGCGAGGTGCGCGACGCGCTGGCCTACCTCCGCGTCCTGGCCAACCCCGACGACCAGGTCTCGCTCCGCCGGATCCTGAACACGCCGCGCCGCGGCATCGGGGACCGGGCGGTGGCCTGCGTCCAGGCGCTGGGGGAGCGGGACGGGCTGACCTTCTGGCAGGCGCTGCGCCGCGCCGAGCACGCGCCCGGCCTGGCCACCCGCTCGTTGGGCAGCATCCGCACCTTCGTGGACATGCTCGAGGAGCTGCAGTCGATGGTCGCGGCCGGGGAGCGCGCGGACGTCGTGCTGGAGACGGTGCTCGCCCGCTCCGGCTACCTCGTCGAGCTCGAGAGCTCCGACGACCCCCAGGACGAGACCCGCGTGGAGAACCTCGGCGAGCTGGTCGCCGTCGCGCGCGAGTTCTCCGACGACCCGGTCGCCGGTCCCTCGGCCGACCCCGCCGACGTCGACGCGGGCCTGGTCGCCCCCGGGCTGGTCGACTTCCTGGAGCGGGTCGCCCTGGTCGCCGACGCCGACCAGATCCCCGACGCTCCCGGGGACGCCGAGGGCCGCGCGGCCGCGGCCCAGGCGGCCGCCGACGGCATGGTCACCCTGATGACGCTGCACACCGCCAAGGGCCTGGAGTTCCCGGTGGTCTTCCTCTCCGGCCTCGAGGACGGCGTGTTCCCGCACGCGCGGTCGCTGGGCGACCCCACCGAGCTGGAGGAGGAGCGGCGCCTGGCGTACGTCGGCGTCACCCGGGCCGAGCAGCGCCTCTACGTCTCCCGTGCGCTGGTCCGCTCGTCGTGGGGTGCGCCCGCGCACAACCCGGCCTCCCGCTTCCTCGACGAGCTGCCGGTCGACCTCGTCGACTGGCGCCGCACCGAGGCGGCCCAGACCAGCTGGTCGCGCACCGACCACGCCTCGGGCTCACCGGCCGCCATGGGGCACCCGACCGCCGCCGGCCGCCGCAACTTCTCCTCCGCCGCCGCCCGGGCCGACGCCCGGTCGAAGGCCAAGCCGGCCCGGGAGGTCCCGTCGCTGCACCCGGGGGACCGCGTCGTGCACGACTCCTTCGGGATGGGCACCGTGGTCACGGTCGAGGGCGCCGCCGACCGGGCCGTGGCCTCGATCGACTTCGGCTCCGAGGGCGTGAAGCGGCTGCTGCTGCGCTACGCGCCGGTCGAGAAGCTCTGA
- a CDS encoding M23 family metallopeptidase — protein sequence MSPTYVGRRVAGRTGSAELPVELPAELPVLSEAPASVAPITPVTPMVVTAAGRRRAARGRRLSHPLVRALRPRPVIIGVATLAVAFGGAASSASQDGPDDADTLTSSSRTVQAPTALGGTSGGGAVSARDRQTPTVSRDSSRQALQAASGDRLVEAAERQAVQRDAALAQFAAQAEKQAQKLALNQWSLPTSGYRLTAEYGDVGLWATYHTGLDFAAPTGTPITSVANGTVTDVGYDGAYGNKTVVTLDDGTEVWYCHQTTMDVGVGDTVSSGQVIGTVGSTGNVTGPHLHLEVRPGGGDPVDPYSALSVHGLTP from the coding sequence GTGTCGCCGACCTACGTCGGGCGCCGCGTCGCGGGACGGACGGGCTCCGCCGAGCTGCCGGTCGAGCTGCCCGCCGAGCTGCCCGTGCTGTCGGAGGCTCCCGCGTCGGTCGCCCCGATCACCCCCGTCACCCCGATGGTCGTGACGGCCGCGGGCCGTCGCCGTGCCGCTCGCGGCAGGCGCCTGAGCCACCCGCTGGTGCGGGCGCTGCGCCCCCGTCCGGTGATCATCGGCGTCGCCACGCTCGCCGTGGCCTTCGGCGGTGCCGCCAGCTCGGCCTCGCAGGACGGTCCCGACGACGCGGACACGCTCACCTCCTCCTCGCGCACGGTGCAGGCCCCCACGGCCCTCGGCGGCACGAGTGGCGGCGGCGCCGTCTCCGCCCGTGATCGCCAGACCCCCACCGTCAGCCGCGACTCCAGCCGCCAGGCCCTCCAGGCCGCCTCCGGCGACCGCCTCGTGGAGGCCGCGGAGCGCCAGGCCGTGCAGCGCGACGCCGCACTCGCGCAGTTCGCCGCGCAGGCCGAGAAGCAGGCCCAGAAGCTCGCCCTGAACCAGTGGTCGCTGCCGACCAGCGGCTACCGCCTGACCGCCGAGTACGGCGACGTCGGCCTGTGGGCGACGTACCACACCGGCCTCGACTTCGCCGCGCCCACCGGCACGCCGATCACCTCGGTGGCCAACGGCACCGTGACCGACGTCGGCTACGACGGCGCCTACGGCAACAAGACCGTGGTGACCCTCGACGACGGCACCGAGGTCTGGTACTGCCACCAGACCACGATGGACGTCGGCGTCGGCGACACCGTCTCCAGCGGCCAGGTCATCGGCACCGTCGGCTCGACCGGCAACGTCACCGGCCCCCACCTCCACCTCGAGGTCCGCCCTGGCGGCGGTGACCCGGTCGACCCGTACTCGGCCCTGTCGGTCCACGGCCTGACGCCCTGA
- the sucC gene encoding ADP-forming succinate--CoA ligase subunit beta: MDLMEYQAKQLFAKHGVTVTEGIVATTPEEARAAAEQLGVVVVKAQVKAGGRGKAGGVKLARTPDEAEQHASDILGMEIKGLTVRRVLVAPGASIVDEYYFSFLLDRSNRQYLCIASVEGGVEIEEVAKTNPDAVKQIPIDPGAGVDEAKAREIVAEAAFPAELADQAVDMVLALWKVFVEEDATLVEVNPLARLEGDVLEALDGKVSLDENAEFRHEDHASFEDKEAADPLEAKAKAKGLNYVKLDGAVGIIGNGAGLVMSTLDVVAYAGEAHGGVTPANFLDIGGGASAQVMADGLDVILGDEQVKSVFVNVFGGITSCDAVANGIVGALEILGDDATKPLVVRLDGNNVEEGRRILEEKNHPLVTLVETMDGAADKAAELANA; this comes from the coding sequence GTGGACCTGATGGAGTACCAGGCGAAGCAGCTCTTCGCCAAGCACGGCGTGACGGTGACCGAGGGCATCGTGGCCACCACCCCCGAGGAGGCTCGCGCTGCGGCCGAGCAGCTCGGGGTCGTGGTCGTGAAGGCCCAGGTCAAGGCCGGCGGACGCGGGAAGGCCGGCGGCGTCAAGCTGGCCAGGACCCCGGACGAGGCCGAGCAGCACGCCTCGGACATCCTCGGGATGGAGATCAAGGGCCTGACCGTCCGCCGCGTGCTGGTCGCCCCGGGCGCCAGCATCGTGGACGAGTACTACTTCTCCTTCCTGCTGGACCGGTCGAACCGCCAGTACCTCTGCATCGCCAGCGTCGAGGGCGGCGTGGAGATCGAGGAGGTCGCCAAGACCAACCCCGACGCGGTCAAGCAGATCCCGATCGACCCGGGCGCCGGCGTCGACGAGGCCAAGGCGCGCGAGATCGTCGCGGAGGCGGCCTTCCCGGCCGAGCTGGCCGACCAGGCCGTCGACATGGTGCTGGCCCTGTGGAAGGTCTTCGTCGAGGAGGACGCGACCCTGGTCGAGGTCAACCCGCTGGCCCGGCTCGAGGGCGACGTCCTCGAGGCGCTGGATGGCAAGGTGTCCCTCGACGAGAACGCCGAGTTCCGCCACGAGGACCACGCGTCCTTCGAGGACAAGGAGGCCGCGGACCCGCTCGAGGCCAAGGCGAAGGCCAAGGGCCTGAACTACGTCAAGCTCGACGGTGCCGTCGGCATCATCGGCAACGGCGCCGGGCTGGTCATGTCCACGCTCGACGTGGTCGCCTACGCCGGTGAGGCGCACGGCGGCGTCACGCCGGCCAACTTCCTCGACATCGGCGGCGGCGCCTCGGCGCAGGTCATGGCCGACGGTCTCGACGTGATCCTCGGCGACGAGCAGGTCAAGAGCGTCTTCGTCAACGTCTTCGGCGGCATCACGTCCTGCGACGCCGTGGCCAACGGCATCGTCGGCGCCCTCGAGATCCTGGGCGACGACGCCACCAAGCCCCTCGTGGTGCGCCTCGACGGCAACAACGTCGAGGAGGGCCGCCGGATCCTGGAGGAGAAGAACCACCCGCTGGTGACCCTGGTGGAGACGATGGACGGTGCGGCCGACAAGGCCGCCGAGCTGGCGAACGCCTGA
- the sucD gene encoding succinate--CoA ligase subunit alpha, whose amino-acid sequence MSIYLNKDSKVIVQGITGGEGTKHTRLMLRCGTQVVGGVNARKAGTTVTHADADGNDVDLPVFASVAEAMAETGADVSVAFVPPAFTKDACLEAIDAGIGLLVVITEGVPVQDTAEVWAHLQGKQTRMIGPNCPGIITPGEALAGITPATIAGKGPIGLVSKSGTLTYQMMFELRDLGFSTAIGIGGDPVVGTTHIDALEAFENDPETEAIVMIGEIGGDAEERAADYIKAHVTKPVVGYVAGFTAPEGKTMGHAGAIVSGSSGTAAAKKEALEAAGVKVGKTPSETAQLMREVLGSR is encoded by the coding sequence ATGTCCATCTACCTGAACAAGGACAGCAAGGTCATCGTCCAGGGCATCACCGGCGGTGAGGGCACCAAGCACACCCGCCTGATGCTCCGCTGCGGCACCCAGGTCGTCGGCGGGGTCAACGCCCGCAAGGCCGGCACGACCGTCACCCACGCCGACGCCGACGGCAACGACGTGGACCTGCCGGTCTTCGCCAGCGTCGCGGAGGCGATGGCCGAGACCGGCGCCGACGTGTCGGTGGCCTTCGTGCCGCCGGCCTTCACCAAGGACGCGTGCCTCGAGGCGATCGACGCGGGCATCGGCCTGCTGGTCGTCATCACCGAGGGCGTCCCGGTGCAGGACACCGCCGAGGTCTGGGCCCACCTGCAGGGCAAGCAGACCCGGATGATCGGCCCGAACTGCCCCGGCATCATCACGCCGGGCGAGGCGCTGGCCGGGATCACCCCGGCCACGATCGCGGGCAAGGGCCCGATCGGCCTGGTCAGCAAGTCCGGCACCCTGACGTACCAGATGATGTTCGAGCTGCGGGACCTCGGCTTCTCCACCGCGATCGGCATCGGCGGCGACCCGGTCGTGGGCACCACCCACATCGACGCCCTCGAGGCGTTCGAGAACGACCCGGAGACCGAGGCCATCGTGATGATCGGCGAGATCGGCGGCGACGCCGAGGAGCGTGCGGCCGACTACATCAAGGCTCACGTCACCAAGCCGGTCGTCGGCTACGTCGCGGGCTTCACCGCCCCCGAGGGCAAGACCATGGGCCACGCCGGCGCCATCGTCTCGGGCTCCTCGGGCACGGCCGCGGCCAAGAAGGAGGCCCTCGAGGCCGCCGGGGTCAAGGTCGGCAAGACGCCGTCCGAGACCGCCCAGCTGATGCGGGAGGTCCTCGGCTCGCGCTGA
- the zwf gene encoding glucose-6-phosphate dehydrogenase, which translates to MAHYPTTVVLFGATGDLARRKLLPGMLHLFQTGLLPELRVVGTSLDDHDRESFVALAREAAVEFSGDDGDIDSWDEFAKLLHWAPGADGPAGLRAAVEAAESGWTQEAVRLHYLSVPPSAALSVVHQLEQADLVEGSRIVMEKPFGTDLASARELNAALHEVFAEEQIFRIDHFLGKEAAQNILAFRFGNGLFEPIWHRHHIDHVQIDVPEDLGLEQRASFYESTGAYRDMVVTHLFQVMAFIAMEPPSALEPEAITEEKVKVFRSMLPIEPHDVVRGQYSGYQDVDGVAEDSGTETFIALKCYVDNWRWAGVPFFLRTGKRMAEGARVVSIAFKEPPRSMFPAGSGLGDHGPDHLTFDLADKARMSLSFYGKRPGPGMKLDKLSMQFSMNDTGWAGSILEAYERLIYDAARGDRTLFNSATGIERLWEVSAPLLDNPPIVRPYQPGSYGPNQIHQLIAPFTWRLPFERTWRDPDTHGG; encoded by the coding sequence ATGGCTCACTACCCGACGACCGTCGTGCTCTTCGGCGCGACCGGCGACCTCGCCCGGCGCAAGCTGCTGCCCGGCATGCTCCACCTGTTCCAGACCGGGCTGCTGCCCGAGCTGCGGGTGGTCGGCACCTCCCTCGACGACCACGACCGCGAGTCCTTCGTGGCGCTGGCACGCGAGGCCGCGGTCGAGTTCAGCGGCGACGACGGCGACATCGACAGCTGGGACGAGTTCGCCAAGCTGCTCCACTGGGCGCCCGGCGCCGACGGCCCCGCCGGGCTGCGGGCCGCGGTCGAGGCGGCGGAGTCCGGCTGGACCCAGGAGGCGGTGCGCCTGCACTACCTCTCTGTCCCCCCGAGCGCGGCGCTGTCCGTGGTCCACCAGCTCGAGCAGGCCGACCTGGTCGAGGGCAGCCGGATCGTGATGGAGAAGCCGTTCGGCACCGACCTGGCCTCGGCCCGGGAGCTCAACGCCGCGCTGCACGAGGTCTTCGCCGAGGAGCAGATCTTCCGCATCGACCACTTCCTGGGCAAGGAGGCCGCGCAGAACATCCTGGCCTTCCGCTTCGGCAACGGGCTCTTCGAGCCGATCTGGCACCGCCACCACATCGACCACGTCCAGATCGACGTCCCCGAGGACCTCGGGCTGGAGCAGCGCGCGTCGTTCTACGAGAGCACCGGCGCCTACCGCGACATGGTGGTCACCCACCTGTTCCAGGTGATGGCCTTCATCGCCATGGAACCGCCCAGCGCGCTGGAGCCCGAGGCGATCACCGAGGAGAAGGTCAAGGTCTTCCGCTCGATGCTCCCGATCGAGCCGCACGACGTCGTGCGCGGGCAGTACTCCGGCTACCAGGACGTGGACGGGGTGGCGGAGGACTCCGGCACCGAGACCTTCATCGCGCTGAAGTGCTACGTCGACAACTGGCGCTGGGCCGGTGTCCCGTTCTTCCTGCGCACCGGCAAGCGGATGGCCGAGGGCGCCCGCGTGGTCTCCATCGCGTTCAAGGAGCCGCCTCGCTCGATGTTCCCGGCGGGCTCGGGCCTGGGCGACCACGGGCCCGACCACCTGACCTTCGACCTCGCCGACAAGGCCCGCATGTCGCTGTCGTTCTACGGCAAGCGTCCCGGGCCGGGGATGAAGCTGGACAAGCTGTCGATGCAGTTCTCGATGAACGACACCGGCTGGGCCGGCAGCATCCTCGAGGCCTACGAGCGCCTCATCTACGACGCCGCCCGCGGCGACCGCACCCTGTTCAACTCCGCGACCGGCATCGAGCGGCTCTGGGAGGTCTCGGCCCCGCTGCTGGACAACCCGCCGATCGTGCGGCCGTACCAGCCGGGCTCCTACGGCCCGAACCAGATCCACCAGCTGATCGCGCCGTTCACCTGGCGGCTGCCCTTCGAGCGGACCTGGCGCGACCCGGACACGCACGGCGGCTGA